In one Silene latifolia isolate original U9 population chromosome 10, ASM4854445v1, whole genome shotgun sequence genomic region, the following are encoded:
- the LOC141608339 gene encoding uncharacterized protein LOC141608339 has translation MVLGYVNGKWAVQDKGFSPAGCYEWFKGNRPKVPWARLVWNEWVLPKHQFIRWLIVHGALRTNDKLVLYGMDVDDRCYLCSQATKRSDHLFFECAYSKKLIHSINQKLGCHIPETNVLDWCLHRTGTKMQLGVQAAVVWGAIYHIWQQRNKCKIDCAVTRPENLSEQIIEEVKARIRGRDFQHMTKAELDWLSLKNLYVMVD, from the coding sequence ATGGTCCTTGGCTATGTTAATGGCAAGTGGGCTGTACAAGATAAGGGATTCTCACCTGCTGGGTGTTATGAGTGGTTCAAAGGAAACAGGCCAAAGGTACCATGGGCTAGACTGGTATGGAATGAGTGGGTGTTACCCAAGCATCAGTTTATAAGGTGGTTAATTGTCCATGGAGCTTTAAGAACTAATGACAAGTTGGTCCTGTATGGTATGGATGTAGATGATAGATGTTACTTGTGTTCCCAAGCTACTAAGAGGTCTGATCATTTGTTCTTTGAATGTGCTTACAGTAAGAAGCTTATCCACAGCATAAATCAGAAGTTAGGATGCCATATACCTGAAACTAATGTCCTTGACTGGTGCTTACATAGGACTGGTACAAAGATGCAGCTCGGGGTACAGGCAGCCGTTGTTTGGGGAGCTATTTACCACATTTGGCAGCAGAGAAATAAGTGCAAGATTGATTGTGCTGTAACCAGGCCAGAAAACCTTTCAGAGCAGATTATAGAAGAGGTGAAAGCAAGAATTAGAGGTCGAGATTTCCAACATATGACCAAGGCAGAGTTAGATTGGCTAAGTCTTAAGAATTTATATGTAATGGTTGATTGA